The Elaeis guineensis isolate ETL-2024a chromosome 14, EG11, whole genome shotgun sequence genomic sequence AGAAGAGTGGATATTGGCTATAGTTGCTGTAACCTAATCCCAATCACGTTAGGACAAGATTTAGGATGGGTTTGACATCTtgtcattttttcaaaaataaaaattaattttttatattctttatatatttaataataaaaaatatatttaatattttttttaattataaagacCGATAATAATGGAGAGAAAAGATAAAAGGGCTAACAATATGACTAGAGATAAGGATAAATTTAATATCGGATAGAGAAGTAAATTAGAGAAGAATGAAGATGAAGCTAGCGATGCAACCACGGATAAAAGATTACTCGATGTCAAAGGAAGAGACGATCAATGAGGTTCGAAGAATCGATGTGGTCAAGTGAGGGCAATGGGATTAAAAATAAGATCGTGGAAGAAGAAAGAGGGGTTGGGAGGAGAGGTTTGAAAAtctactttaaaaaaaaagaaaaaaagaatggaagcaaaaaatttttgcttccattttttttatttttttagaaataataaaaaatatttttttataaaaaatagagacatggtaaccaaatatattttttacattggatttttttttggttaaaaaaaaaaatacagtacCAAAGGACCTTAGCAGTTGTTTGGACGGTTCTGGGAAAATTCTGCAAGAATCTTATTGTAAAAGTCTGGGAAGTCCCAGCCCATAGAAAAATTATTGATTGGACCTAGTTGACAGTGGATCAGGGATAATTAATATCTTATTTCTCCTTAACAATATGCATTATCATGTATTTAATACTTTTCCCTCCTTAACATCTATTTAATGCCTTATAACTAATAAATTATCCTTGGTTCACTGTGAACTAGGTTCAACCTATAATTTCTTTAGCCCACGGACCTCTTGGccgggaaaagaaaaaaatttattttttactcgAACAAGATTCCAGGCCCAGAGTGTTGAGTTGATATGGACCATCATCAAAAACTTTCCCATCGATAAAGCCATCAGGCCTTTAGTAGAGCTTTAATTTGACGGGACCTGGACCCCTCCCTGACCCTTGCTTCCTTTCTATGATTccgctttttccttctcttcctctccagCAGACTCTTCCCGTCCCAGACTTGTCGGATCGTTCCCAAATAAGCCCTATGGTGGTTCATGTAAACAAAGGATGTGTCTAGCCAACCAATAATAATAAAAGGCAAAGAAAGAAAACAACGCACACATTCAAATATTTCTTCTGATATTAAATATTATGTACTGATAAATAAACAAAGAGACACAAGAATGTAATACTCCTCATGACAAGAGAACTGAAAATTTTATCCTCAACTGGATGGGTTAGCACCTATTTCACTATATCAGGACACACAGTGCATGCGTGGGtaccgttaaaaaaaaaaaaaaaaagccgctCGTTCCGGCGAGAGTGCCAAGTTTCATGTGCGGTTAGGTGGGGTGAGGGTCTCTTTAACCACATGAATGGAGCATGACATGACCCTAGTTAGATTCGACCGAATTCGTGTTGTCCACAAATGTCCTGTACGGTGAAGCGATGAGCTAATCTCTAAGATTTTGATCTAATGATTGAAATATAATTTAACAGATTAATCAGTCTAAGATGCATTTTCCTTCGCACAAAATGTGTCAATATGTGACAAAGATAAGataatatgaaaatatttattatttatgttttatgagcccagatttcttgatcaagttcgTTCATATATTAAGTTCACTTCTTTAACAGAGCTAAGTACATGAAAGAAATGGTGAGTTAAGCAATTTAGTCAAAGTTTCTTAACAATGGTAAAACATGTTCCAACCGAATAGTCCTTCTAGAGTGATGGGAGGATGGCTGAGCATTTCAAGATTGCCCATCGAATCATGTACAACTCTCGGCGGTGCAAAACATGCACTGCAGAGGACCTCGGCTCTCTTCTTGGTGGTATGAACAAAGaaagcaatgaaaatatttatttttattttttgagtaaaTGGTAGGTGGCATCCATCTGCATCAATATGTTGGTTTGACGCATGGGCATTGGTAAGACATGCCGTGCGCTTGCCTGTTACAGTAGCATTCAAGAGGATGTGATTCAACTACCCTTCTATCACCGGTTCATAAATCCCGCAGCCACCCATCCCCCGACAAAAATGGCGGATAAGATACAATTGAAGGAACCCAACCAATTCAGTATAAGCTGGAAGTTTGAAACTTGCTGCCGGCTTGGCTTGGCGGACGAACGCGGGCGGACTCCCATATTAAGGATATATGACAGAGGCCTATCAGAACACTCGATGGGCCAGTTTTCTTTCTAGCAATAAGCCCACGAATCAGAGCACTCAATGGGCCAGTTTTCTTTCAAGTAATAAACCCAGGAATCAGAACACTCGATGGGCCACTTCCTTTCTAGTAAAAGGCCCAGGAAGTATTTCGCTCGACAGCTCGAGCTCTACTAATTGTCATATCCTAAAAGGCTAGCCTATTTGTGAATTGCGTGTCGTGCAGATCATGTAGATAATGCTCCATGCTTGCATGATTCCAAACATAATTGGATAGCCaactcattttttttcaaaaaatttttggtaaAAAGATAGCCAACTAACTTGTTCGCTAGGAGTTAAGGTGGTTCAAGAATTTGGAGGATCACATTCCAAATATCTTGGGGTCCCATGATTTTTGGTATTATTAGAAATCATATGTAGTAAATGAATTCTGCTTTCCTGAGAAACACATGTGGTCCATCGGCTATGGCAGGTCGGTCGATACTCCGTCTTAGCAATGGTTtggcttcctttctctctccaaaATTTCAGTGCCTGATAACATGGACCTTTTGCACCTGAACTCGGCAGTCCATCGTTATCTACTACCGGGTCTTTCTTGGAACTTTGAGCTTGTTCGTTCATGTTTTTTCTTCACAAATCACTTCCATGGTGTCATCAACGCCTCATTATTCTAGTTGCGGTCGTGATATTTTTGTTTGGTTGTCTACCTAAGAACAAAAATCGATGTACCATCAAAGGTTTGGATCACTAGAATCTGATGAAGGTGGCGGATCAAGGCACATATAGCTGTTTCTTGTGTCAGGTGGCGGATCAAGGCAAACCTAGATCAGACTCCTTGTAATATGCTCCTTGTATTCTGAAAGAGTTCACTATTTAAAATGATTCTACGACGGTATGGGTCTACTTGAGGCGTTCGGGACATGATAGCCTTCTACGGAGGGGTGATCCAAGAAGGGAGTGGACGGAAACTGAATATTTGAATGGAGTTATCTGAATATTGGAATGACTTTTGTTCCAATGCTTGCACCTGGAATGTATCTATGTCAAAATGACTAGGAGGATCCTGAAATTTTTGACATGGACCTTTTTTGCCACTACGAATAAAAGCTGCACAGGACCTATGAGCAAGATATGCTATATCAAAAAATCAATTCGTAAGTCAAATATTTGAAGCTTTAATTTGATCATACAATATCcaattttactaattttttttttataaaaaaaaactgCATGACACCAGCCCACGAAAGAAGCGGCACTCCTAGCAATTAGAACAAAAATTCTTCATTTGAGTTTCGAAATGGATCGatcaatctgaatttttttttttgataaaattttgatcgagTATAATTTTCAATCTGAAAAGAATCCTGTGGAATGACAGGAGGcaggattgatataaaaatcgAGATCTATCTCTGAAGAATTTTaacttttttcaaattatttttactaAATACATCTATTTCAGATAAAAGAGTCTCTTTAGAATTAGAAgaggaattggattcaatttgtatAAGGACGGACctcattattataaataaaagatatatattttatttttaataagtaaaaaaaataaaaattgaaagaaaatggatttaatctctgctttcgatttttttttttttttttgagattgagttgagcggattaaaaaaaaaaaatttttctcccaTCATATCACAAAATTAAACTTAAATCATATCTATTACTAAAAGATTCAATAAAACACAGTTTAGGTCTAGCTAAAGTGAATTTACTATCCATCCAACTATCCACCTTCTACTGGACTAAGAAAATATTCATTATAACGGTGATATCATGTCATATTTGCAATAAATCAATGAGAAGTCGAAAATCAATAAAATACAAAGAGATAATATGGATatcattcataaaaattaataaaatatattaaaattgatgaaatataaaaatttttattgatttatgatatatatgatatgatatcATCGTTGCAACAAATATTTTTTCCTGCTCGACTAACCTGCGGGGATAATTTTGTGCCATGGAGTGAGCGTGTGATGTGTTGACTTTAGGAGTTGCTCTATTTGCATTGGCTCTTTTTGCACGTGTTTGTGAGAGGACGTGCGTGTCAACCGTGATCCTTCAGATTTGGCCACTACGGTCGATCAGCCGCGAATGTTCAACCTATCAAGATGACACCAGCATTAATGGCCGACATCGGCAAGGCTCATTAAGTGCAAGACAATTGTAGCACGGAAAAATGTAATTCTCCAGCCCAATCTCGAAAAGCCCCAACCCCAATTTCTTTGCTCACGTTAccataagaaaatttttttgtgcaccatggagggtataaaaaatttgatatgaaatataccatctcatccgattggtttatataattattatttttcaatatatatttaatatttataaattaattttttatttaaaaatttatataataaaattatttttatcttttaaaaaaaattataacatcctgtagCATAATATAATCAAATTATGACATTTTGTAGCGTAATATaatccaagatgtcataatatgacctaagatatcataatatgagagacATATTTTTATCCAATCAATTTTCAACGTGCATTTAATGTCCACATGTcgactttttcgtttgaaaattttgaatgatgaaaatatctatattttttaaaaaaaattatgatatcatgtgCATATTatggatgcaggatgtcataatatggacataaaatatcataatctttttagaaaatagaaatattttcgtcatacaaaatttttaaataaaaaaaccgACCTGCAGGTATTAAATATGCTTGGAAAATGATCACTACGTCGATCAATCGAATGAGATGATGCACTTCATATCAAATTTTCTACACTGTCGGTAGGGCACAGAATTTCGCTTAGCATAAATTTTAGCTCCTGCTGATAGGAGATGGCCCATACAATACCTATCCACCATCCAATACCCGGCGACTGTATAGAAGACAAGTAAGCTAAGCTAAGCTAACATTGGAGTCCATTATCGAGTccatgattattattattattattattattttaagaataCGTGAATTGATTATTAGGGCCCATCGGACACATTGTTCGACAGGTGTCATTGGCGTCATCATCTAGAGAACGATGGAAGATTTGTCATGTAGACGTAAATTGGGGGCCAATTTCTTAGTTTGAGGAGGCAGCGACGGGCATGCAAGCCAGATAAGATAAGATAACCCATCCATCCTCTCCCGGAAAACATGGCTGACCTCGGATTCTTGGACCAGTTGGTTGCCAACATCGGAACGGGTCAAGGCAGGACTACGCTGACCTATATGACAGCCCTATATATCTAGTGCTAGTCTGACACCGATATATGTTGCGCTTAGACATGGTCGGTGTTATCCTTGAACTCTCCCTATAAACCAACCCGTCCGATAGATTTGATAATTCAATTTTCCTCGAATGCCTTGATGGCTACATGGGATTACATGATTGGAGCACATCTACCTACTTGTGGATTTCCTTCTCAATAGTTTTGACTCAAGAAAGAATAATTATTTGGACAGGTGAGCTACAAGATTACGCTAACACGGCTGCTGGTTTATTCTTGTTTGTCCGCACATTGCTTGAGGTAGAAGTAAAAACTGTATGATCCTTCGTGACTGGATCTTCCTCCTGGATCTGCAGGCACCGGAAAGGAGGACAATTTCCGGTGACGATGGTGGGGGCGAGAGAGAATCCTGCTAGTGAGAAGATGACAATCGTTTCTAGGATCCCTTTTCGAATTTGAGAAAACCCTATCGCAATTAGCAaatgtagaaaaaaaaaaagaaagaaagaaagcttaGGAAACATGTGCTTGTTGCATCAATTTACGAGTTGCAAATGTACTAAATGGCATGCATATGCTTATTAGATTGAACATGCATACGTACACTAGATGTCGCCCATACCATCCTTGCAGTGCTCTTATTCAACGTACATGCAATGATTAGTAGTGTTACTAAATTTGCCTTCTCATGTAATAGCTAGGAGGGTGTTTGAGAACCGTGGTTCAAACTTCACTTTAAAAACTACTTTGTATTCAATGAAAGTTccaatttttgaatattattCTGACCCGCGGACCCGATCGAAATGGGCTATAAAGCTTAATTATCTTGATTACGAGAGGTTTGATAACAATTAAGATCGTTTGTGCCATTAACGTTTTCAAGGTCTTAGAAAAAAGTATGCGGACCCCGTGACAGCCAAGTTCAAGGTGGTATATATATCGATCAGATTACATTTTCCACAAGCAGTTAGTGTGAATTTTGATATGATGGAAAAGGAACTGAAGGCGGTTATATATATCACCAATTAATCAGCCAGGGTAAGATATTGCATGCATGTGCCGTGGCCACTGCTAACTATTTAACATCTACGCACATGTTGGTCTTAGTAAATTAAACATGTTCGTATGATTCCTGCATGATGATGTCCGCATTAATTTTAATACTAGCTTTAACTGATGAGATGTGTCATGAATCTGAGGGCCATGTAAGTTCCGAATGCAATGAACATGTATATATAGCATGATACCTTTTCGCTTGTACAAAATAAGTTAGTTGCTCTAGCTGTTGTTTATTTTGTTCTGTATAACTACTTAATGCTGTAGAATTAATTTCATGTAGCAGTATACAAATGATTCACTACAAGATTTTGTAATTAAAAAAAGAACTAATCATCTAATCTTTTCGCAAACCCATTCATGATTGATGGCCAAACATCCTCGGGTCTCGACTTTCCAGCCCATCACAATGAACTTTTTCCACACAAACAAACACATTCTGATTGAAATAAAATGCAGGGTTCCCCACACATGCCAGAATGGATGCTTGCTGGTATGATGAAGCTAGCCATCATGCACCACCATGTCAATCATTAATGGAGTTCTTAGCTGAACATTGGCTTACAAACATTATAATTGGCATGTCATATTGACGTATGTGCAGAAAGAAGACATCTGGCATACATGGACCATATATACCGGATAACATGAAAAATTTGTCGACATGCATATGTCTACATATCATGTCAATGCCGGGACCTCTTACTCATTTTCTGTTCCTAACCATCATGATACAAGCAAACACTGCAACAGTGGAAAGACAGTGAAGATTGCAAGTGGGAAAAGCTTCCGTACAATTGCTGACTAAAATATACCTCCTTTCTTACTAATTATTGGACCTCAGAAAAAACCAATGCAGCATAAGATCATTAGCCTAATATTCAAATCTGATGCTCTGACATCATGTCAGACCAGTACTGGATGACCTTGCAAAACAATACCTAAGCTCTGAGGAGAGAGATGCATGTTATTATGGGCTGAGCATCATGAAGATTGTGTGTACTACATGCATGCATGCGATAAGGAGggcgggagggagagggagagggagagggagaatctAAAACATGGTTTAAACTCTTTAGTGGATATATTATGAACAGGTCCAGTTGTATACTGGTATGTAGTCCAAAGCAGCTGATAAACAATGAAATAAATGATCAGTACACGATTCCATATACCTCTCAGATACTTTATTAAACCTTTCACTATGTTAGCATAACGTGCCACAGCATCTCCAGAGCTCCCCAAACAAGGTGGCCCTTCTCCGCACATAACCCTAGGGCATAAGTCCTCATTCCCTTTGCTGAATAGTATAACAACCCTCCCACACAACCGACACCCTCCTACCCATGTGCTCCTCTAGCACTGCTTTAAACATCTCACTCGCAGGCCCAGACTCTGTACTTCCCTACATTTCTAGCTGTTCATCACTGACCAAGTTTGTCCCAAAGCCAACATCCCAATGCAAGATAAGACAAAGCCTTTTTTCGATCTCCTTTATGATCCTTTTACACAGATTCGGTAATTTGTAGAATTCAAGGCAACCAATACCTCCTGTACCTTTTTTCACAAAAGCCACTGACACCATGAGAGCAACTTCCACCTTCAGAGTACCCTTCTATCAAAGCCTCcatctctagacctttctctcaaTCACAGCCACTTTAATAGCAAGAAATTTTTGGGTATGCTCTTAAATTCTTCTGCAACCCATCATAAAATCTTCTGCCACCTATTAAGTCAAACTGGACGCTTCCCTCAAGCATTTAAGCATATCCAGATGTATACATGGCTATTTTAGCGCGTTGCATATCTTCAAGTATGTATTAAGCGTTTATTTGGCATGGTGAGCAAGGGCTAGCTTAGGGTTTgggtttagatcaaaattatctgGGGGCTTTAATCGGTGCAAGAGATGAAAGAAAAGGAGCATAGATCGGAGCGGTTGGGTGTATTCCTTGGGTATCATGAATTGGTGATGGGCTAATACTATTATAATGTGATGATTCCTTGGAGTGGGTAGCTTTGGAGCCTTGGAAAAGGAAAAATAACAGGATGCAAGCCGGTGGAATTTATAGAGAAGAGAGATGTGTCTCATGCCGAAATACTGCAGAAAAGGGAATCCATGTACTGATGCATCAGATCATACACGTCTTTAAACAGACTCACATGCATGTGGTTAGTTCTACTGCTGGAATGTGTCGGTCAGCGAGCTCAGTAGGATGCGGGGAAAAAAGACAACCGCACTCACCGCTTCCCATGCAGTTCAAATTACTTTCATCTCTTCATGCATCAAATTCTctcgccctctctctctctctctatatatatatgtgtgtgtgtgtgtgcgcgcgcgcgcgcgcacgcacacacacacacacacacaatatatatatatatataatatatatatatatatatatatatatatcgccaACCCCCTCCCACCCGAAAAACAAGGGTTGAGAGTTTTTGAACGGAAGAATGTAACAATTCGCCCTCTTATTGTCTGGGGCTAAGATCAAGATATAATATTCAAACACAATTTCTCATGAGCCATCCACTATGTTCTCCTCTAGTGTAGAAGGATAATAGATTCTTCCTTATGTAAAATCAGCCTGGGAAAGGATATATATCAGTTCTAATTAGTTATTGAAGTTTACAGCTTGTTCTTTATTTTTCCTCAatgtaaaaagaagaaaaattattttcattgaggAAATTCTTATTGTAAAAAGATATGAATCTACTAGTGAAAACAAAAGGATGACTGAATCACCAAACAGAAGGAAGGGTAGCTGAAACACTCACCATGCATGACGATCTAGAGTCTACATATATAGGAGATCACCACTTAGAGGGGAAAATATAAGCATATGCTGGTAGTGATATGGATGGAAACTGACCTTCTTGAAGCTAGTGATCCAAAGAACTCTTTCACTTATCCAAAAGGTTGGATTGTCAAAAAAACTAACTGCAGAAACATCTGTACAAGTAATATAGCATGGAGATTTTGATATTTCCATATGGTACTCATGTAAACGATGAATGTCGTATTGAACATCTGCACATCGATCATTctatcttatttatcattatgcaTGTGAATGAAAATAAACAAGGTAGTAAGTTCATGATGATTAGATGTTGTGAACTGGTGAAAAAACACCTCTTTTCTTTGAAACAATCTACAAAAGAAGATTATATATTCTCATAATACAAATGcatgcaactttttttttttttttttgtagaaagtAAAATTTCATTCCAATGTTTGACACATCAATATGGTTACAATTTTTGAGCAAATAAAAACTTGAAAATTCAAGCATTCCATCTGAGGACAGAAAAGGGCCTTTTACTAAGAGGAAACAGAGGAAGATGAAGATTAAAACTGAGGAGGAGACGAttcggatgaatataaagggaagAAGTTTGTTCATTTAAGCACAAGGGATATGCAATTTTACTTAACTACAGGGGGATCTCCGAGCCTAAGCTCGAGATCTAATTCTTCAACAGGTCTGGGGCTAAATTTCAGTACCTCGGATTGGACTTGTTGCGGGTCACCTGAAGATGGTTTCACAGATAAGGGAGAAGTCGGATCAGTCCTCCGTTTCTTTCTGCTGATGGCCTCATCCTCCTCATCCGGATCTCTTCGTGCCCGAAAACCTAATTCTCTTAACCTCAAACTTTCTCGTCCAAGCTTTAATTCTGGGATAGTAAATAGTCCGACAGTTAATGAATTTTTGGGGGGTCCGTTGGTAGAGAAGAGGGATTCCTTCAGGTTACCTCGAACAATACATGCAGAATAAGAAGGAGAAATATTTAAGGTTTGCTCGCTCAAATTTTCTTGGGTGGAAGCTGCTGAAACCTTAGGAGAGACAGGTGATTCTCCAACACCACAATTAGGGTTAGGTTTAGGGTTAGAGCTGTATACCAGAGATCCAACCTGGGGTGGATATTGGGGGCCTATCGGTGGCATACAAGGAGTAAGAGGATGATGCTGACTATTTTCAAGGGGTTCACTGGCAGGGCTCGAAGATTGTTTAAGCCTTGCTCGATCCCTCCGGTGCACGTTCATGTGACCACCCAAAGCTTGAGCAGATCGGAATTCCCGTCTACAAAAGCTGCATGAATAGGATCTTGGAGGCCATATGCACCCACCTAAGTGGCCTGCTGAGTCTTCTGCGAAGGCTTGTTCTTCCCACGACTTGCTGTAGGAGGAGCCTACGGAGATTAGAGGGATCTGGGAGCTGAGAGCCATCTCACCCAGTTTCCTTCTACTCCACATCCAATACCTCTTTTGCTCCATGGCACTGTGCATGGATGAGGAAAATCCGAGCAAGAGTTTAGAACTTGGAAGCCGCTAGGGTACTTTTGGGTAGGACTTTGAGGAAAGGTGGACACAGATGG encodes the following:
- the LOC105056898 gene encoding uncharacterized protein, whose translation is MHSAMEQKRYWMWSRRKLGEMALSSQIPLISVGSSYSKSWEEQAFAEDSAGHLGGCIWPPRSYSCSFCRREFRSAQALGGHMNVHRRDRARLKQSSSPASEPLENSQHHPLTPCMPPIGPQYPPQVGSLVYSSNPKPNPNCGVGESPVSPKVSAASTQENLSEQTLNISPSYSACIVRGNLKESLFSTNGPPKNSLTVGLFTIPELKLGRESLRLRELGFRARRDPDEEDEAISRKKRRTDPTSPLSVKPSSGDPQQVQSEVLKFSPRPVEELDLELRLGDPPVVK